One genomic segment of Impatiens glandulifera chromosome 6, dImpGla2.1, whole genome shotgun sequence includes these proteins:
- the LOC124943411 gene encoding calreticulin-3-like has translation MAQFARQRMVCDFFATAIEGFFNDDYDRDGISRHTRHVDRTCLALAKMAVVAATHFIKGLLLFLLPTLSFLSLISFATSEIFFEEKFDDDWKTRWVISDWKRAEGKAGLFKHTAGKWAADPNDKGIQTYNDAKHYAVSSKIPEFSNRDRTLVVQYSIKLEQDIECGGGYIKLLSGYVNQKKFGGDTPYSLMFGPDICGTQKKSLHVLFSYQGQNYPIKKDIQCETDKLTHFYTFILRPDATYSVLVDNRERESGSLYTDWDIFPPRKIKDVHAKRPKNWDDREYIVDPNDVKPEGYDSIPAEIPDPKARKPADWDDEDDGLWKAKKIPNPAYKGPWKPKKIKNPNYKGKWKIPWIDNPEFEDDPDLYILKPIKYVGIEVWQVKAGSVFDNILICDDPQYAREVVEDIWGQNQEIEKDAFEEAEKIRLAHEENSKGKDSAEKKRRRPPKRYDPDHYMDDYHDEL, from the exons ATGGCACAGTTCGCACGGCAACGAATGGTGTGTGATTTCTTTGCGACTGCAATCGAGGGTTTCTTCAACGACGATTACGACCGCGACGGCATATCGCGGCACACACGACACGTTGATCGCACA TGTCTGGCGCTCGCGAAAATGGCAGTTGTTGCTGCAACTCACTTCATCAAAGGGCTTCTCCTCTTTCTCCTCCCAACCCTGAGTTTCCTCTCGCTAATCTCTTTCGCCACCTCCGAAATTTTCTTCGAAGAGAAATTCGATG ATGACTGGAAAACCCGTTGGGTTATATCTGATTGGAAGAGAGCTGAAGGGAAAGCTGGTCTGTTCAAACACACCGCTGGAAAATGGGCTGCAGATCCTAACGAcaaag GTATACAAACATATAATGATGCAAAACATTATGCTGTATCTTCGAAGATACCAGAGTTTAGTAATAGAGACAGAACCCTAGTGGTTCAGTATTCTATAAAGCTTGAACAAGACATAGAATGTGGTGGAGGTTATATTAAACTTCTATCTGGTTATGTAAATCAGAAGAAATTTGGTGGTGATACTCCTTACAG CTTGATGTTTGGACCAGATATATGTGGCACACAGAAAAAAAGTCTCcatgttttgttttcttatcAGGGACAGAATTATCCGATAAAGAAGGATATACAATGTGAAACTGAcaaattaacacatttttacacatttattttAAGACCTGATGCAACTTATAGTGTTCTTGTTGATAATCGAGAAAGAGAATCCGGAAGTTTATATACTGATTGGGATATCTTTCCACCGAGGAAAATTAAAGATGTCCATGCTAAGAGG CCAAAAAATTGGGATGATAGAGAATATATAGTTGATCCCAATGACGTAAAACCAGAG GGATACGATTCAATTCCAGCTGAGATCCCTGATCCAAAGGCTAGAAAG CCTGCTGATTGGGATGACGAAGATGATGGTTTATGGAAGGCAAAGAAGATTCCAAATCCAGCATACAAAGGACCTTGGAAACCAAAA AAAATCAAGAACCCTAACTATAAGGGAAAATGGAAAATCCCATGGATTGACAACCCAG AGTTTGAAGACGACCCTGATCTTTATATATTGAAGCCGATAAAGTATGTTGGCATTGAAGTTTGGCAG GTTAAGGCTGGTTCAgtgtttgataatattttgatttgtgATGACCCCCAATACGCTAGAGAAGTTGTTGAAGATATTTGGGGCCAGAACCAGGAG ATTGAAAAGGATGCATTCGAGGAGGCAGAGAAGATCAGATTAGCTCATGAAGAG AACTCTAAAGGAAAAGACAGTGCtgaaaagaagagaaggaggcCGCCAAAACGG TATGATCCTGATCATTACATGGATGACTATCAT gaTGAACTGTGA
- the LOC124942650 gene encoding 60S ribosomal protein L38-like has translation MPKQIHEIKDFLLTARRKDARSVRVKRSKDVVKFKVRCSKYLYTLSVFDTEKADKLKQSLPPGLSVQEL, from the exons CCTAAGCAAATCCATGAGATCAAGGACTTCCTTCTGACAGCAAGAAGAAAGGATGCTCGGTCTGTTAGGGTTAAGAGGAGCAAAGATGTGGTCAAGTTCAAAGTTCGTTGCTCAAAGTACTTGTACACCCTCTCTGTTTTTGACACAGAGAAGGCTGATAAGCTGAAGCAATCTCTTCCTCCAG GTTTGAGTGTGCAAGAGCTTTGA